In Coregonus clupeaformis isolate EN_2021a unplaced genomic scaffold, ASM2061545v1 scaf5467, whole genome shotgun sequence, the genomic stretch GGGGGATTGGAATGTCATGCTTGTTTTATTATGCAAAAGTGGAACATGAAATGAATCATTCAAGTCACGAGTCCCGAAGTCACCACTGTCTGGAAGTCACCCTCAGAGTTTCGTCAGCAACATATGACAATGGAAGGATCTCCAAGAGTGTTGGTAGGGGCGAGGGGGTGGTTTGGTAGGGGCGAGGGGGTGGTTTGGTAGGGGCGAGGGAGTGGTTTGGTAGGGGCGAGGGGGTGGTTTGGTAGGGGCGAGGGGGTGGTTTGGTAGGGGCGAGGGAGTGGTTTGGTAGGGGCGAGGGGGTGGTTTGGTAGGGGCGAGGGGTGGTTTGGTAGGGGCGAGGGGGTGGTTTGGTAGGGGCGAGGGGGTGGTTTGGTAGGGGCGAGGGAGTGGTTTGGTAGGGGCGAGGGGGTGGTTTGGTAGGGGCGAGGGGGTGGTTTGGTAGGGGCGAGGGGGTGGTTTGGTAGGGGCGAGGGGGTGGTTTGGTAGGGGCGAGGGGGTGGTTTGGTAGGGGCGAGGGGGTGGTTTGGTAGGGGCGAGGGGGTGGTTTGGTAGGGGCGAGGGAGTGGTTTGGTAGGGGCGAGGGGGTGGTTTGGTAGGGGCGAGGGAGTGGTTTGGTAGGGGCGAGGGGGTGGTTTGGTAGGGGCGAGGGGGTGGTTTGGTAGGGGCGAGGGGGTGGTTTGGTAGGGGCGAGGGGGTGGTTTGGTAGGGGCGAGGGGGTGGTTTGGTAGGGGCGAGGGGGTGGTTTGGGACTCAGAGTAAACCTTGCAAGCGCTAAAAGACTCTAAACCTTAAATGCGGCAGCTTATAATGTGTATGAATGGATCTGATTTATAAACGAAAACATGGTaaacaatacatgatggtaccccaagttccactgtagatatatagtccactacaatacatgatggtaccccaagttccactgtagatagtccactacaatacatgatggtaccccaagttccactgtagatatatagtccactacaatacatgatggtaccccaagttccactgtagatatatagtccactacaatacatgatggtaccccaagttccactgtagatatatagtccactacaatacatgatggtaccccaagttccactgtagatatatagtccactacaatacatgatggtaccccaagttccactgtagatatatagtccactacttgaGTTATTGTGCTATAATTTGAAATTCCTGAAGTTCTATTACAGTTAATTCGACAGTGGGAAGTTAGTTTGAAGTTCCTGAAGTTCTATGACAGTTAATTTGACAGTGGGAAGTTAGTTTGAAGTTCCTGAAGTTCTATGACAGTTAATTTGACAGTGGGAAGATAGTTTGAAATTCCTGAAGTTCTATGACAGTTAATTTGACAGTGGGAAGTTAGTTAGAAATTCCTGAAGTTCTATGACAGTTAATTTGACAGTGGGAAGTTAGTTTGAAGTTCCTGAAGTTCTATGACAGTTAATTCGACAGTGGGAAGTTAGTTTGAAGTTCCTGAAGTTCTATGACAGTTAATTTGACAGTGGGAAGTTAGTTTGAAGTTCCTGAAGTTCTATGACAGTTAATTTGACAGTGGGAAGTTAGTTAGAAATTCCTGAAGTTCTATGACAGTTAATTTGACAGTGGGAAGTTAGTTTGAAATTCCTGAAGTTCTATGACAGTTAATTTGACAGTGCAGCTTAATGAATGTAGCTTATGGGGTTAGTAAAACAGCCGTATCTCTTGATTTGTAGAAGTTATTTCTGTTCTGATTTCAGATTTAAATAGCAGAAAAGTAGATTTATTTCACGATAAGTTGTCTAacttgttgggaaagtggtcaaaaCATCAGTTGATTCATAAAGTTGAGACGTGGTTGCTAAAACGGCTAGCTGTAGCATTTGATCAGTAGAAGATAATTATGTTGAAGATTTCATACCCTCTAAGATTTTGTCTAAAGTGCTGGTAAAGTtgtcaaagtagctgatttgtgtcaaaagttacattgtttacagtaaataaacaaaaatccagaaaatcacattgtatgatttttaagtaattcatttgcaatttattgcatcacataagtatttgatacatcagaaaagcagaacttaatatttggtacagaaacctttgtttgcaattacagagatcatacgtttcctgtaggtcttgaccaggtttgcacacactgcagcagggattttggcccactcctccatacagaccttctccagatccttcaggtttcggggctgtcgctgggcaatacggactttcagctccctccaaagattttatattgtgTTCAGCTATACGTTTTTATCAGACTTTTTTGGGAAAGTGGAAAAAAATTAACTTGCTACTTCCTACAGCATATTCATGTTCATTTTGTGGGGCGCTACAGTTTCCTGGTAAAAAACTACTTTGCCAACGACCCCCATGCAAAGTGATGGAAGCGTTGAGTTTATGGATCTACTTTTGATGAAATAAGGAAGACATTCAATTTACTTTTAGGGAAAAGATTGTACAATAAAACcggactaaacgttcaaatcgCCATTTTGCTCCTTCATTATGGATAATAATTCTGGGCATTCTACCAACATATAGCGTCCGCCATTGCTCTGGGTACAGCTTACCTCTGAAAAGCCAACAGCGTAAACCTGGCTGCTGCAGACCAGGCTGGGCCACGCCTCATTTAGCAACATGTTGCCATAGCGCCAGTTGGCAGGCATTCTGGAACGTCTCTTTAGCCAGTCAACAAGTTCAAACACAACTGTTACAGTGGCTTAAACCAAGAGATGGAATTGACACTGTTAAGATTCAAAATATCAGTGTTGCAAACATGTCAACATCTTTCTAGTCTCTCCCTCTTTTGGAGGGAAAACTCAGGTCTGGTGATGGAGATCATTccagactctgtgttctactacccaggtctggtgttggagatcattGCACACTCAGTGGATCTCCTTTTTTAGGTTTAATCAGAGAACTTGAATGAGAGTATCTCTTGTcccattgatcacagctataaggtttctatCCGGTGTGGGTTCTTTGGTGTACTGCCAGATTGTGTGAGGTAGCAAAACTCATCCCACAgtcggagcagtggtgaggcttctctccagtgtgtattttCTTGTGGACAGTCATGTTtgctgactgagtgaatctcttcccacattgatcacagctataatgcttctctcctgtgtgtgttctctggtgtatattCAGTCTACTTGAGGTGGGAAAGCTTttaccacagtcagagcagtggtacggtttctctccagtgtgggtTAGCTTATGATAAGTCAGGTTATTTGAGAAAGCAAATCTTTTCTCACACCGATCACAACCATACGGCTTCTCCCCAGTGTGGGTTCTCTGGTGTGATATCAGTATGTCTAACCttgcaaaactcttcccacagtctgagcagtggtaaggcctctctccggtgtgtgttctctggtgtttaTTCAGTCCACTTGAGGTGTTAAAGCTTttaccacagtctgagcagtggtacggtttctctccagtgtgggtTAGCTTATGATAAGTCAGGCTATTTGAGAAAGCAAATCTCTTCTCACACCGATCACAACCATACGGCTTCTCCCCAGTGTGGGTTCTCTGGTGTGATATCAGTTTGTCTAATctagcaaaactcttcccacagtcggagcagtggtgaggcttctctcctgtgtgtgttctctggtgtccaATCAGGTGACTTGAGGTTTTAAAGCGTttaccacagtctgagcagtggtacggtttctctccagtgtgggtTCGCTTATGACAAGTCAGGCTACTTGAGAAAGCAAATCTCTTCTCACACCGATCACAACCATACGGCTTCTCCCCAGTGTGGGTTCTCTGGTGTGATATCAGTTTGTCTAATctagcaaaactcttcccacagtcggagcagtggtgaggcttctctccagtgtgtattttCTTGTGGACAGTC encodes the following:
- the LOC123490913 gene encoding extensin-like, whose protein sequence is MPANWRYGNMLLNEAWPSLVCSSQVYAVGFSESLLALARFTLSPKPPPRPYQTTPSPLPNHPLAPTKPPPRPYQTTPSPLPNHPLAPTKPLPRPYQTTPSPLPNHSLAPTKPPPRPYQTTPSPLPNHPLAPTKPPPRPYQTTPSPLPNHPLAPTKPPPRPYQTTPSPLPNHPLAPTKPPPRPYQTTPRPYQTTPSPLPNHSLAPTKPPPRPYQTTPSPLPNHSLAPTKPPPRPYQTTPSPLPTLLEILPLSYVADETLRVTSRQW
- the LOC123490912 gene encoding zinc finger protein 268-like, with the translated sequence MKSHQQTHTGEKPYHCSDCGISFAHSSSLKTHLLTHTGQKPYHCSDCEKSFSTSHHLKLHQRTHTGEKPYHCSDCEKSFSTSHHLKLHQRTHTGEKPYHCSDCEKSFSTSHHLKLHQRTHTGEKPYSCDQCGKRFTHSSNMTVHKKIHTGEKPYHCSDCGKSFTTRSDLIIHQRTHTGEKPYSCDQCGKRFTQSSNMTVHKKIHTGEKPYHCSDCGKSFTTRSDLIIHQRTHTGEKPYCCDRCEKRFAFSGSLTYHKRTHTGEKPHHCSDCGKSFTTRSDLIIHQRTHTGEKPYSCDQCGKRFTQSANMTVHKKIHTGEKPHHCSDCGKSFARLDKLISHQRTHTGEKPYGCDRCEKRFAFSSSLTCHKRTHTGEKPYHCSDCGKRFKTSSHLIGHQRTHTGEKPHHCSDCGKSFARLDKLISHQRTHTGEKPYGCDRCEKRFAFSNSLTYHKLTHTGEKPYHCSDCGKSFNTSSGLNKHQRTHTGERPYHCSDCGKSFARLDILISHQRTHTGEKPYGCDRCEKRFAFSNNLTYHKLTHTGEKPYHCSDCGKSFPTSSRLNIHQRTHTGEKHYSCDQCGKRFTQSANMTVHKKIHTGEKPHHCSDCGMSFATSHNLAVHQRTHTG